In Solanum pennellii chromosome 3, SPENNV200, a single window of DNA contains:
- the LOC107012284 gene encoding putative Peroxidase 48, whose product MDFTRKLSFLVFLLCILISLQNQDVDDINVKLEFSSRTDKYCSRDSQYSIFDDHSFPPLPMFATTSVEGRKLQQQTASVGFLIYDYYQQSCPQAEGIIRSTVRSLFRKQPQIAPALLRLAFHDCFVEGCDASVLLDSVEGMHSEKESPPNESLKGFDVIDIIKLELEEACPGVVSCADAVVLAARESIVLSGGPFYPLKTGRRDSLSSFAEDATFELPSPQDDLSKIIESFSSKGFDERETVSLLGAHSTGVIHCKFFINRLFNFSGTNSSDPTMDSEFLSFLRSKCNTNQATLMSPVSKSLSPSQLISTSLSPSSIIHKLSSSVMEEPAIPMDFEGPGESFGTLYYRSLLQGRGILYVDQQLTAGEETKTWVQAYASDVSLFHKDFGTTMMKLSNLGVLTAPMGQIRRDCRKVS is encoded by the exons ATGGATTTTACACGGAAATTGAGCTTTCTAGTGTTTTTGTTATGCATTCTCATCTCCTTGCAGAACCAAGACGTTGATGATATCAATGTGAAGTTAGAATTCTCTTCACGCACTGACAAATATTGCTCTCGTGATTCTCAGTACTCAATCTTCGATGATCACTCGTTTCCGCCACTTCCAATGTTCGCTACCACTTCTGTAGAGGGGAGGAAGCTCCAACAACAAACTGCTTCTGTTGGTTTTCTCATATACGATTACTACCAACAATCTTGCCCTCAAGCTGAGGGAATAATCCGATCAACTGTTCGGAGTCTTTTCAGAAAACAACCACAGATTGCTCCTGCATTGTTGAGGCTTGCTTTCCACGACTGCTTTGTTGAG GGGTGTGATGCCTCAGTTTTACTGGACTCTGTTGAAGGAATGCATAGTGAGAAAGAATCTCCTCCCAACGAATCATTGAAGGGCTTCGACGTAATAGATATCATTAAATTAGAGCTCGAAGAAGCTTGTCCTGGAGTTGTTTCCTGTGCTGATGCTGTTGTTTTGGCTGCTAGAGAAAGCATTGTTTTG TCTGGTGGCCCTTTCTACCCACTGAAAACTGGAAGGAGAGACAGTCTGTCTTCTTTCGCAGAAGATGCAACTTTTGAGCTTCCTAGTCCTCAGGATGATCTTTCCAAGATCATTGAGTCATTCTCATCTAAAGGTTTCGATGAAAGGGAGACTGTAAGCCTCTTAG GGGCTCACAGCACTGGGGTGATCCATTGCAAATTCTTCATCAACAGGCTCTTCAACTTCAGCGGGACTAACAGCTCCGACCCTACCATGGACTCAGAATTTTTGAGTTTCTTGAGGTCAAAATGCAACACCAATCAGGCCACTTTGATGTCACCAGTATCAAAATCACTATCCCCTTCCCAACTAATTTCAACATCACTTTCACCATCATCTATTATCCATAAATTGTCATCTTCCGTGATGGAGGAGCCAGCAATACCGATGGACTTTGAGGGACCAGGAGAAAGTTTTGGTACACTGTATTACCGCAGTCTTCTACAGGGCAGGGGAATACTGTACGTTGATCAGCAGCTGACGGCAGGGGAAGAAACTAAAACCTGGGTCCAAGCTTATGCTTCAGATGTGTCATTGTTTCACAAGGATTTTGGTACGACA
- the LOC107014680 gene encoding kinesin-like protein KIN-13B isoform X2, with protein MNAVGRQRSGTSTAHHQRQYSDNFLETSSNGRWLQSAGLQHLQTSNNNVPQAPQEYGYYGGAQGSRMLRGAQRTYSGGSDLFAEPLTPPGNYRHSSQRRNGDEEVCPNEFSPGLLDLHSLDTELLPEMPVAGLYDAPSMHHFARAKSFDDSEQFLANNKQTARVRGLPESNVSKSFAVDKDKASNVAKIKVVVRKRPLNKKELTKNEEDIVETRFNSLVVHETKLKVDLTQYVEKHEFVFDAVLNEEVSNDEVYHETVEPIVPIIFQRTKATCFAYGQTGSGKTYTMKPLPLRASRDLLRLIHHTYRNQGFQLFFSFFEIYGGKLYDLLNDRKKLCMREDGKQQVCIVGLQEYRVSDVEMIKELIDRGNATRSTGTTGANEESSRSHAILQLSVKRSADGSESKPPRVIGKLSFIDLAGSERGADTTDNDKQTRIEGAEINKSLLALKECIRALDNDQNHIPFRGSKLTEVLRDSFVGNSRTVMISCISPNAGSCEHTLNTLRYADRVKSLSKGNNSKKDVSSSTLNLKESTTLSFSAVVPSTSTFEDDTGDSWPEQTDKDEYDEDFYEQEKPMSKRNEKLDGYTISNSEDKMKRANAQTKWKEPPRTEAKYSNSDDDLNALLKDEEDLVNAHRKQVEETMDIVREEMNLLVEADQPGNQLDNYISRLNAILSQKAAGILELQNQLAHFQRRLKEHNVLVSSGN; from the exons ATGAATGCAGTTGGAAGGCAAAGATCTGGAACGTCAACGGCGCATCACCAGAGGCAATACTCTGATAACTTCCTGGAGACTTCATCTAATGGAAGATGGCTTCAATCAGCTGGTCTTCAACATCTTCAAACTTCAAATAATAATGTTCCTCAGGCTCCACAG GAATATGGATACTATGGTGGAGCTCAAGGGTCGAGAATGCTTAGAGGTGCACAGAGGACATATAGTGGAGGAAGCGATCTCTTTGCGGAGCCTTTGACGCCGCCGGGGAATTATCGACATTCAAGCCAGAGAAGGAATGGTGACGAAGAAGTATGTCCCAATGAGTTCAGTCCTGGACTCTTAGATCTACACTCATTGGATACTGAGCTTCTACCAGAG ATGCCTGTTGCTGGGTTGTATGATGCTCCTTCCATGCATCATTTTGCTCGAGCAAAAAGCTTTGATGACTCGGAGCAATTCCTTGCAAACAACAAGCAAACTGCTCGAGTTCGGGGCTTGCCAGAGAGTAACGTCTCTAAGAGTTTTGCTGTTGATAAAGACAAGGCCAGCAATGTCGCAAAGATCAAAGTGGTG GTGCGTAAGCGACCACTAAACAAAAAGGAATTAACGAAGAATGAAGAAGACATCGTTGAAACACGTTTCAACTCTCTAGTAGTTCATGAAACTAAACTAAAG GTTGATCTGACTCAATATGTTGAGAAGCATGAGTTTGTCTTTGATGCTGTGCTAAATGAGGAGGTTTCGAATGATGAG GTATACCATGAAACGGTGGAGCCCATTGTCCCAATAATTTTCCAACGCACAAAAGCTACTTGCTTTGCATATGGACAAACAG GAAGTGGCAAAACGTATACTATGAAACCACTACCTCTGAGGGCATCTAGGGATCTTTTGAGGCTCATTCATCACACATACCGGAACCAGGGCTTTCAAttgtttttcagtttttttgaGATATATGGGGGAAAGCTCTATGACTTGCTTAATGATCGGAA GAAACTTTGCATGAGAGAGGATGGTAAACAACAAGTATGTATAGTTGGATTGCAAGAATACAGGGTCTCTGATGTGGAGATGATTAAGGAGCTCATTGACAGAGGAAATGCAACTAGAAGTACTGGCACCACTGGTGCCAATGAGGAATCATCTAGGTCACATGCTATTCTACAGCTTTCTGTTAAGAGGTCAGCTGACGGTAGCGAATCTAAACCTCCCCGTGTTATTGGGAAGCTCTCCTTCATAGACCTTGCAGGAAGTGAACGAGGTGCAGACACAACTGATAATGATAAGCAAACCAG AATTGAAGGAGCAGAGATTAATAAAAGTTTGCTGGCACTAAAGGAATGCATTAGAGCCCTTGACAATGATCAAAACCATATTCCTTTTAGAGGCAGTAAATTAACTGAAGTGCTGAGGGACTCTTTTGTTGGAAATAGTCGTACTGTTATGATATCTTGCATTTCCCCAAATGCAGGATCTTGTGAGCATACCTTAAATACATTAAGATATGCTGACAG GGTGAAGAGTCTTTCAAAAGGGAACAACTCAAAGAAGGATGTCTCATCCTCAACACTGAATCTTAAGGAGTCGACAACATTATCTTTTTCTGCAGTTGTACCTTCTACATCAACATTTGAAGATGATACCGGTGATTCATGGCCTGAACAAACTGACAAAGATGAATATGATGAAGATTTCTATGAACAAGAGAAGCCAATGTCGAAGAGGAATGAGAAGCTTGATGGTTACACTATCTCCAATTCAGAAGATAAAATGAAGAGAGCAAATGCTCAGACTAAGTGGAAGGAGCCACCTAGAACAGAGGCAAAGTATTCAAACTCGGATGATGATCTGAATGCTCTCTTAAAG gATGAGGAAGATCTTGTGAATGCGCATCGGAAACAAGTGGAGGAAACAATGGACATTGTTCGAGAG GAGATGAATCTATTAGTTGAGGCAGATCAACCAGGGAACCAGCTGGACAATTATATTTCTCGATTAAATGCAATCCTTTCTCAAAAAGCTGCTGGCATCCTAGAGTTGCAGAACCAGTTAGCTCATTTTCAAAGACGTCTGAAGGAGCACAATGTTCTTGTATCTTCTGGCAACTGA
- the LOC107014680 gene encoding kinesin-like protein KIN-13B isoform X1, which produces MNAVGRQRSGTSTAHHQRQYSDNFLETSSNGRWLQSAGLQHLQTSNNNVPQAPQGQEYGYYGGAQGSRMLRGAQRTYSGGSDLFAEPLTPPGNYRHSSQRRNGDEEVCPNEFSPGLLDLHSLDTELLPEMPVAGLYDAPSMHHFARAKSFDDSEQFLANNKQTARVRGLPESNVSKSFAVDKDKASNVAKIKVVVRKRPLNKKELTKNEEDIVETRFNSLVVHETKLKVDLTQYVEKHEFVFDAVLNEEVSNDEVYHETVEPIVPIIFQRTKATCFAYGQTGSGKTYTMKPLPLRASRDLLRLIHHTYRNQGFQLFFSFFEIYGGKLYDLLNDRKKLCMREDGKQQVCIVGLQEYRVSDVEMIKELIDRGNATRSTGTTGANEESSRSHAILQLSVKRSADGSESKPPRVIGKLSFIDLAGSERGADTTDNDKQTRIEGAEINKSLLALKECIRALDNDQNHIPFRGSKLTEVLRDSFVGNSRTVMISCISPNAGSCEHTLNTLRYADRVKSLSKGNNSKKDVSSSTLNLKESTTLSFSAVVPSTSTFEDDTGDSWPEQTDKDEYDEDFYEQEKPMSKRNEKLDGYTISNSEDKMKRANAQTKWKEPPRTEAKYSNSDDDLNALLKDEEDLVNAHRKQVEETMDIVREEMNLLVEADQPGNQLDNYISRLNAILSQKAAGILELQNQLAHFQRRLKEHNVLVSSGN; this is translated from the exons ATGAATGCAGTTGGAAGGCAAAGATCTGGAACGTCAACGGCGCATCACCAGAGGCAATACTCTGATAACTTCCTGGAGACTTCATCTAATGGAAGATGGCTTCAATCAGCTGGTCTTCAACATCTTCAAACTTCAAATAATAATGTTCCTCAGGCTCCACAG GGACAGGAATATGGATACTATGGTGGAGCTCAAGGGTCGAGAATGCTTAGAGGTGCACAGAGGACATATAGTGGAGGAAGCGATCTCTTTGCGGAGCCTTTGACGCCGCCGGGGAATTATCGACATTCAAGCCAGAGAAGGAATGGTGACGAAGAAGTATGTCCCAATGAGTTCAGTCCTGGACTCTTAGATCTACACTCATTGGATACTGAGCTTCTACCAGAG ATGCCTGTTGCTGGGTTGTATGATGCTCCTTCCATGCATCATTTTGCTCGAGCAAAAAGCTTTGATGACTCGGAGCAATTCCTTGCAAACAACAAGCAAACTGCTCGAGTTCGGGGCTTGCCAGAGAGTAACGTCTCTAAGAGTTTTGCTGTTGATAAAGACAAGGCCAGCAATGTCGCAAAGATCAAAGTGGTG GTGCGTAAGCGACCACTAAACAAAAAGGAATTAACGAAGAATGAAGAAGACATCGTTGAAACACGTTTCAACTCTCTAGTAGTTCATGAAACTAAACTAAAG GTTGATCTGACTCAATATGTTGAGAAGCATGAGTTTGTCTTTGATGCTGTGCTAAATGAGGAGGTTTCGAATGATGAG GTATACCATGAAACGGTGGAGCCCATTGTCCCAATAATTTTCCAACGCACAAAAGCTACTTGCTTTGCATATGGACAAACAG GAAGTGGCAAAACGTATACTATGAAACCACTACCTCTGAGGGCATCTAGGGATCTTTTGAGGCTCATTCATCACACATACCGGAACCAGGGCTTTCAAttgtttttcagtttttttgaGATATATGGGGGAAAGCTCTATGACTTGCTTAATGATCGGAA GAAACTTTGCATGAGAGAGGATGGTAAACAACAAGTATGTATAGTTGGATTGCAAGAATACAGGGTCTCTGATGTGGAGATGATTAAGGAGCTCATTGACAGAGGAAATGCAACTAGAAGTACTGGCACCACTGGTGCCAATGAGGAATCATCTAGGTCACATGCTATTCTACAGCTTTCTGTTAAGAGGTCAGCTGACGGTAGCGAATCTAAACCTCCCCGTGTTATTGGGAAGCTCTCCTTCATAGACCTTGCAGGAAGTGAACGAGGTGCAGACACAACTGATAATGATAAGCAAACCAG AATTGAAGGAGCAGAGATTAATAAAAGTTTGCTGGCACTAAAGGAATGCATTAGAGCCCTTGACAATGATCAAAACCATATTCCTTTTAGAGGCAGTAAATTAACTGAAGTGCTGAGGGACTCTTTTGTTGGAAATAGTCGTACTGTTATGATATCTTGCATTTCCCCAAATGCAGGATCTTGTGAGCATACCTTAAATACATTAAGATATGCTGACAG GGTGAAGAGTCTTTCAAAAGGGAACAACTCAAAGAAGGATGTCTCATCCTCAACACTGAATCTTAAGGAGTCGACAACATTATCTTTTTCTGCAGTTGTACCTTCTACATCAACATTTGAAGATGATACCGGTGATTCATGGCCTGAACAAACTGACAAAGATGAATATGATGAAGATTTCTATGAACAAGAGAAGCCAATGTCGAAGAGGAATGAGAAGCTTGATGGTTACACTATCTCCAATTCAGAAGATAAAATGAAGAGAGCAAATGCTCAGACTAAGTGGAAGGAGCCACCTAGAACAGAGGCAAAGTATTCAAACTCGGATGATGATCTGAATGCTCTCTTAAAG gATGAGGAAGATCTTGTGAATGCGCATCGGAAACAAGTGGAGGAAACAATGGACATTGTTCGAGAG GAGATGAATCTATTAGTTGAGGCAGATCAACCAGGGAACCAGCTGGACAATTATATTTCTCGATTAAATGCAATCCTTTCTCAAAAAGCTGCTGGCATCCTAGAGTTGCAGAACCAGTTAGCTCATTTTCAAAGACGTCTGAAGGAGCACAATGTTCTTGTATCTTCTGGCAACTGA
- the LOC107012867 gene encoding cytochrome c oxidase assembly protein COX19-like isoform X2, translating to MSAGGAFGGNRGLRPVPPEKGVFPLDHMHLCDLEKKEYLNCLKSAGHKSEECRHLSRKYLECRMEKNLMAKQDMSELGFGKNVDAGTKSEEKTDQTKEK from the exons ATGAGTGCAG GAGGAGCATTTGGTGGAAATAGAGGACTGAGACCGGTTCCACCAGAGAAAGGAGTTTTTCCGTTGGATCACATGCATTTATGTGACCTG GAGAAGAAGGAATACCTCAATTGTCTCAAGTCCGCTGGGCATAAATCCGAGGAGTGTAGACATCTCTCTAGAAAGTACCTGGAGTGCCGAATGGAGAA GAATTTGATGGCGAAGCAAGACATGTCAGAACTTGGCTTTGGCAAAAATGTTGATGCCGGAACTAAATCAGAGGAAAAGACAGACCAAACGAAAGAAAAATGA
- the LOC107012867 gene encoding cytochrome c oxidase assembly protein COX19-like isoform X1 — MSFSVANIIGGAFGGNRGLRPVPPEKGVFPLDHMHLCDLEKKEYLNCLKSAGHKSEECRHLSRKYLECRMEKNLMAKQDMSELGFGKNVDAGTKSEEKTDQTKEK, encoded by the exons ATGTCCTTTTCAGTCGCTAATATTATAG GAGGAGCATTTGGTGGAAATAGAGGACTGAGACCGGTTCCACCAGAGAAAGGAGTTTTTCCGTTGGATCACATGCATTTATGTGACCTG GAGAAGAAGGAATACCTCAATTGTCTCAAGTCCGCTGGGCATAAATCCGAGGAGTGTAGACATCTCTCTAGAAAGTACCTGGAGTGCCGAATGGAGAA GAATTTGATGGCGAAGCAAGACATGTCAGAACTTGGCTTTGGCAAAAATGTTGATGCCGGAACTAAATCAGAGGAAAAGACAGACCAAACGAAAGAAAAATGA
- the LOC107013768 gene encoding uncharacterized protein LOC107013768, with translation MEISSDSSRIDEEYRSLPPLYFILTLIWFISVCSWTFNTCKNRHFQTNRLQWTLATVPLIKTLQLTLSFLFWYSCFYHHVCSLWISFGVYVTGILFQTVTFISFLLISNGYCIMCERLSIQERRITAALGCIFYLTHVGYRASVPYFSVLLTVGYVISFYVIFKHISQNLIVLQEQLTFIEDEEIPAMHEAIYTKYTMLKKFQNAMHMMAVAELAILINVDHSIGNYWLRLLVREWAQFCILSYIGWTFRSKDLAPRFSVMPVIKSLGERMVPPIYSIEMDAATFRDFSTHGWHIGVPTSPKKGTLKNSVLVVVQHPHVCRLTPPDTHSQTVA, from the exons ATGGAAATTTCATCTGATTCCAGTAGAATAGACGAAGAGTATCGGTCGCTTCCTCCTCTCTATTTCATTTTGACGCTAATTTGGTTCATCTCCGTCTGTTCCTGGACTTTCAACACTTGCAAAAATCGCCATTTTCAG ACGAACAGATTGCAATGGACGCTGGCTACTGTTCCACTGATCAAAACTCTGCAACTTACCCTATCTTTCCTCTTTTG GTATTCATGTTTTTATCATCATGTATGCTCACTGTGGATATCATTTGGCGTCTATGTTACTGGAATTCTGTTCCAAACAGTAACTTTTATTTCGTTCTTGCTCATTTCTAATGGATATTGCATCATGTGTGAGCGTCTTTCAATACAAGAGCGCCGCATCACAGCTGCTCTTGGATGTATTTTCTACTTGACTCATGTCGGCTACAGGGCTTCTGTACCTTATTTCTCT GTACTCCTCACAGTTGGCTATGTCATTTCATTTTACGTAATATTTAAGCACATATCGCAGAACTTAATAGTTCTGCAAGAACAGTTGACCTTTATAGAGGATGAGGAAATCCCTGCGATGCATGAAGCAATTTACACAAAGTATACAATGCTCAA aaaatttcaaaatgcgATGCATATGATGGCTGTGGCAGAACTGGCG ATTCTTATAAACGTCGACCATTCAATAGGTAACTACTGGCTCCGATTGTTGGTTCGAGAATGGGCACAGTTTTGTATACTCTCTTACATTGG GTGGACCTTTAGGTCAAAAGACTTAGCACCACGCTTCTCTGTGATGCCTGTAATAAAGTCTCTTGGGGAGAGAATGGTTCCTCCTATTTATAGCATT GAAATGGATGCAGCTACTTTTAGAGACTTCAGTACTCATGGATGGCATATAGGGGTG CCAACTTCACCCAAGAAAGGAACTTTGAAGAATTCAGTCTTAGTGGTAGTTCAACACCCCCATGTGTGTAGATTGACACCACCTGACACTCATTCTCAGACTGTAGCTTAG